A region from the Populus trichocarpa isolate Nisqually-1 chromosome 18, P.trichocarpa_v4.1, whole genome shotgun sequence genome encodes:
- the LOC18103409 gene encoding cysteine-rich receptor-like protein kinase 19 isoform X2: protein MAIRNTIILLFSFAFLSSQNRCSVAQKWIKAGYWYGGSDFPIPDINSALFTHLLCAFANVNSSTYELSIPSDFQQNFSIFTGIVKRKNPSIVTLLSIWNGQAETYKSIIGTLLDEWRATVDSEPRNSSVSKLILTMGVRYSPSLQSVSYPINSMKRNLDWAHVVAYDYHMPSRENFTGNHAALYNPSSNISTDFGIREWLSRGYPANKLLLGMPYHGYAWKLVDPTDNSLGAPASGPGVTIDGSIGYRFVRSFIQNYGYGARSVYNSTYVVNYFVAGSTWINFDDVETVRAKISYAKEKGLLGYNVFQVINDDNWALSLAAQDEVHQGKRSWLWLKIVLPIALISILSASLMFYYRRRLFEREATGTRVLGDRSFSGRGTSLSAAAENFDGDAPILQVFSFESIKAATNNFSRENQLGEGGFGPVYKGKLPRGLEIAVKRLSASSTQGLEEFKNEVSLTARLQHVNLVRLLGFCSERGEKMLIYEYMPNKSLDLYLFDPIRRYSLDWSKRVRIIEGVTQGLLYLQEYSNFTIIHRDLKSSNILLDDEMNPKISDFGMAKLFRKDVYEANTSRIVGTYGYIPPEYARKGIYSIKYDVYSFGVVLLQMISGKTNTRFYSENEDLNLLEYAYDLWKNGRGMEFIDPFLDDSSSPCKLLTCMQVALLCVQENPDARPTMLEAFSMLKNDDSLAIATPERPGFSEKKKGDMETASSSQQVMCSFNDSQVSQLEPR, encoded by the exons ATGGCGATCAGAAATACCATTATCCTTCTCTTCTCGTTCGCCTTCCTATCTTCCCAAAATCGTTGTTCAGTTGCACAAAAATGGATTAAAGCTGGTTACTGGTACGGTGGTAGTGACTTCCCAATACCTGACATAAATTCTGCCTTGTTTACACACCTTCTTTGTGCATTTGCCAATGTCAACTCATCCACCTATGAGCTCTCCATCCCATCTGACTTTCAACAGAACTTCTCGATCTTCACCGGCATCGTCAAGCGCAAGAACCCTTCAATTGTAACGCTTCTGTCAATATGGAATGGGCAAGCTGAGACATACAAGTCCATTATAG GAACTCTGTTGGATGAGTGGAGGGCTACTGTCGATTCCGAGCCAAGAAACTCAAGCGTGTCGAAGTTAATTCTAACAATGGGCGTTCGCTACTCACCAAGTCTTCAAAGTGTAAGTTATCCGATTAATTCAATGAAGAGGAATTTAGATTGGGCACATGTTGTAGCATATGACTATCACATGCCTTCAAGGGAGAACTTTACAGGCAACCATGCTGCTTTATATAATCCTTCAAGCAATATTTCTACCGATTTTGGCATTAGAGAATGGTTAAGTCGAGGATATCCAGCAAACAAACTACTTTTGGGTATGCCGTACCATGGATATGCCTGGAAACTAGTGGATCCCACTGACAATTCTCTTGGCGCACCAGCCTCAGGTCCTGGTGTTACCATTGATGGTTCAATAGGCTATAGGTTCGTCAGATCATTCATTCAAAATTATGGTTATGGAGCTAGGTCAGTTTATAATTCTACTTATGTAGTGAATTATTTCGTTGCTGGATCAACTTGGATCAATTTTGATGATGTGGAGACCGTTAGAGCTAAGATTTCTTATGCGAAGGAGAAGGGGCTACTTGGTTACAACGTGTTTCAAGTGATCAATGATGACAATTGGGCTCTTTCTCTGGCAG CACAAGATGAGGTACACCAAGGAAAAAGGAGTTGGTTATGGCTAAAAATTGTGCTTCCAATTGCTTTGATCAGTATCTTATCAGCCTCATTGATGTTTTACTACAGAAGGAGACTTTTTGAGCGAGAAG CTACAGGAACCAGAGTCTTAGGTGATAGAAGTTTCTCTGGTAGAGGAACTAGTTTATCGGCCGCTGCAGAAAATTTTGATGGTGATGCTCCTATCCTGCAAGTGTTCAGTTTTGAAAGCATTAAAGCAGCTACAAATAACTTTTCAAGAGAAAACCAGCTTGGAGAGGGTGGGTTTGGCCCTGTTTATAAG GGTAAATTACCAAGAGGCCTGGAAATAGCAGTGAAGAGGCTGTCAGCATCATCAACTCAAGGACTTGAAGAGTTCAAGAACGAGGTTTCGCTTACGGCTAGACTTCAACATGTAAATCTAGTTAGGCTTCTGGGATTTTGCTCCGAGAGGGGAGAGAAGATGCTAATATACGAGTACATGCCAAATAAAAGCTTGGATCTCTACCTCTTTG ATCCAATTAGAAGGTATAGCTTGGATTGGAGTAAGCGGGTTCGTATCATTGAAGGGGTTACTCAAGGGCTTCTATACCTCCAAGAGTACTCAaattttacaataattcatcGAGATTTGAAATCTAGCAACATTTTACTAGACGATGAAATGAATCCAAAGATATCAGATTTTGGCATGGCTAAACTTTTCAGGAAAGATGTGTATGAAGCAAACACAAGCAGAATTGTTGGAACTTA CGGCTATATTCCTCCTGAATATGCGAGGAAAGGCATATATTCCATAAAGTATGATGTTTATAGCTTTGGAGTTGTCCTACTTCAAATGATAAGTGGAAAGACGAATACACGTTTTTACAGCGAAAACGAAGACTTGAACCTTTTAGAATAT GCATATGACCTGTGGAAAAACGGGCGAGGAATGGAATTCATTGATCCATTTTTGGATGACTCATCCTCACCTTGTAAACTACTGACATGCATGCAAGTTGCTCTGCTGTGTGTCCAAGAAAATCCAGATGCTAGACCAACAATGCTAGAAGCTTTCTCAATGCTCAAAAATGATGATTCCCTGGCTATTGCTACTCCTGAAAGGCCAggattttcagaaaaaaagaaaggggacATGGAAACTGCATCCTCATCCCAGCAAGTAATGTGTTCATTCAATGATTCGCAAGTTTCCCAATTGGAACCCCGTTGA
- the LOC18103409 gene encoding putative cysteine-rich receptor-like protein kinase 20 isoform X1 has product MAIRNTIILLFSFAFLSSQNRCSVAQKWIKAGYWYGGSDFPIPDINSALFTHLLCAFANVNSSTYELSIPSDFQQNFSIFTGIVKRKNPSIVTLLSIWNGQAETYKSIIGEAVNSSVLSSMLTQSSYRKSFIESSVKTARTLGFQGIDLFWLWPNSTDLSNIGTLLDEWRATVDSEPRNSSVSKLILTMGVRYSPSLQSVSYPINSMKRNLDWAHVVAYDYHMPSRENFTGNHAALYNPSSNISTDFGIREWLSRGYPANKLLLGMPYHGYAWKLVDPTDNSLGAPASGPGVTIDGSIGYRFVRSFIQNYGYGARSVYNSTYVVNYFVAGSTWINFDDVETVRAKISYAKEKGLLGYNVFQVINDDNWALSLAAQDEVHQGKRSWLWLKIVLPIALISILSASLMFYYRRRLFEREATGTRVLGDRSFSGRGTSLSAAAENFDGDAPILQVFSFESIKAATNNFSRENQLGEGGFGPVYKGKLPRGLEIAVKRLSASSTQGLEEFKNEVSLTARLQHVNLVRLLGFCSERGEKMLIYEYMPNKSLDLYLFDPIRRYSLDWSKRVRIIEGVTQGLLYLQEYSNFTIIHRDLKSSNILLDDEMNPKISDFGMAKLFRKDVYEANTSRIVGTYGYIPPEYARKGIYSIKYDVYSFGVVLLQMISGKTNTRFYSENEDLNLLEYAYDLWKNGRGMEFIDPFLDDSSSPCKLLTCMQVALLCVQENPDARPTMLEAFSMLKNDDSLAIATPERPGFSEKKKGDMETASSSQQVMCSFNDSQVSQLEPR; this is encoded by the exons ATGGCGATCAGAAATACCATTATCCTTCTCTTCTCGTTCGCCTTCCTATCTTCCCAAAATCGTTGTTCAGTTGCACAAAAATGGATTAAAGCTGGTTACTGGTACGGTGGTAGTGACTTCCCAATACCTGACATAAATTCTGCCTTGTTTACACACCTTCTTTGTGCATTTGCCAATGTCAACTCATCCACCTATGAGCTCTCCATCCCATCTGACTTTCAACAGAACTTCTCGATCTTCACCGGCATCGTCAAGCGCAAGAACCCTTCAATTGTAACGCTTCTGTCAATATGGAATGGGCAAGCTGAGACATACAAGTCCATTATAGGTGAGGCAGTTAACAGTTCTGTCTTGTCTTCAATGCTGACGCAATCTTCCTACAGGAAGTCTTTTATTGAATCTTCGGTAAAAACAGCTAGGACTCTTGGGTTTCAAGGAATAGACTTGTTCTGGCTTTGGCCTAATAGCACAGATTTGTCAAATATAGGAACTCTGTTGGATGAGTGGAGGGCTACTGTCGATTCCGAGCCAAGAAACTCAAGCGTGTCGAAGTTAATTCTAACAATGGGCGTTCGCTACTCACCAAGTCTTCAAAGTGTAAGTTATCCGATTAATTCAATGAAGAGGAATTTAGATTGGGCACATGTTGTAGCATATGACTATCACATGCCTTCAAGGGAGAACTTTACAGGCAACCATGCTGCTTTATATAATCCTTCAAGCAATATTTCTACCGATTTTGGCATTAGAGAATGGTTAAGTCGAGGATATCCAGCAAACAAACTACTTTTGGGTATGCCGTACCATGGATATGCCTGGAAACTAGTGGATCCCACTGACAATTCTCTTGGCGCACCAGCCTCAGGTCCTGGTGTTACCATTGATGGTTCAATAGGCTATAGGTTCGTCAGATCATTCATTCAAAATTATGGTTATGGAGCTAGGTCAGTTTATAATTCTACTTATGTAGTGAATTATTTCGTTGCTGGATCAACTTGGATCAATTTTGATGATGTGGAGACCGTTAGAGCTAAGATTTCTTATGCGAAGGAGAAGGGGCTACTTGGTTACAACGTGTTTCAAGTGATCAATGATGACAATTGGGCTCTTTCTCTGGCAG CACAAGATGAGGTACACCAAGGAAAAAGGAGTTGGTTATGGCTAAAAATTGTGCTTCCAATTGCTTTGATCAGTATCTTATCAGCCTCATTGATGTTTTACTACAGAAGGAGACTTTTTGAGCGAGAAG CTACAGGAACCAGAGTCTTAGGTGATAGAAGTTTCTCTGGTAGAGGAACTAGTTTATCGGCCGCTGCAGAAAATTTTGATGGTGATGCTCCTATCCTGCAAGTGTTCAGTTTTGAAAGCATTAAAGCAGCTACAAATAACTTTTCAAGAGAAAACCAGCTTGGAGAGGGTGGGTTTGGCCCTGTTTATAAG GGTAAATTACCAAGAGGCCTGGAAATAGCAGTGAAGAGGCTGTCAGCATCATCAACTCAAGGACTTGAAGAGTTCAAGAACGAGGTTTCGCTTACGGCTAGACTTCAACATGTAAATCTAGTTAGGCTTCTGGGATTTTGCTCCGAGAGGGGAGAGAAGATGCTAATATACGAGTACATGCCAAATAAAAGCTTGGATCTCTACCTCTTTG ATCCAATTAGAAGGTATAGCTTGGATTGGAGTAAGCGGGTTCGTATCATTGAAGGGGTTACTCAAGGGCTTCTATACCTCCAAGAGTACTCAaattttacaataattcatcGAGATTTGAAATCTAGCAACATTTTACTAGACGATGAAATGAATCCAAAGATATCAGATTTTGGCATGGCTAAACTTTTCAGGAAAGATGTGTATGAAGCAAACACAAGCAGAATTGTTGGAACTTA CGGCTATATTCCTCCTGAATATGCGAGGAAAGGCATATATTCCATAAAGTATGATGTTTATAGCTTTGGAGTTGTCCTACTTCAAATGATAAGTGGAAAGACGAATACACGTTTTTACAGCGAAAACGAAGACTTGAACCTTTTAGAATAT GCATATGACCTGTGGAAAAACGGGCGAGGAATGGAATTCATTGATCCATTTTTGGATGACTCATCCTCACCTTGTAAACTACTGACATGCATGCAAGTTGCTCTGCTGTGTGTCCAAGAAAATCCAGATGCTAGACCAACAATGCTAGAAGCTTTCTCAATGCTCAAAAATGATGATTCCCTGGCTATTGCTACTCCTGAAAGGCCAggattttcagaaaaaaagaaaggggacATGGAAACTGCATCCTCATCCCAGCAAGTAATGTGTTCATTCAATGATTCGCAAGTTTCCCAATTGGAACCCCGTTGA
- the LOC18107793 gene encoding nod factor hydrolase protein 1 isoform X1, translating to MASHKLVLLLPVIVLFTITTGYVMASPPAVKAAYWPSWTQTFPPSAIDTTLFTHVFYAFLLPSNVTFKLEVSESTASLLKNFTGTLHQKNPPVKTLVSIGGGSSDPKLFARMASNKGSRSIFIDSAMEVARRHGFDGLDLDWEFPKDPKEMVDLGQLFKEWRVAIRKEAKSTHRSPLLLTAAVYFSVDFQWDETYRKYPVASIAKSLDWVNAMCFDYRGSWDTSATGAHAALYDPKSNISTSYGLTSWVRAGVPRNMVVMGLPLYGRTWQLKDPKVNGIGAPATAAGPGDDGVLIFSQVEKFNKENGATVVYDAKTVSTYSYAGTSWIGYDDSRSTTVKLKFAQALGLRGYFFWALSYDSEWEISKQGKPVSGHELQLPFRELF from the coding sequence ATGGCTAGCCACAAATTGGTTCTTCTCCTTCCAGTCATTGTACTCTTTACCATCACCACCGGATATGTCATGGCTTCACCTCCGGCTGTCAAAGCTGCGTATTGGCCTTCTTGGACTCAAACTTTCCCACCTTCAGCCATAGACACCACTTTGTTCACACACGTCTTCTATGCCTTTCTCTTGCCGAGTAATGTCACTTTCAAGCTCGAAGTATCCGAGTCAACTGCTTCCCTGCTCAAGAATTTCACTGGCACCCTTCATCAGAAAAACCCACCAGTGAAGACACTAGTCTCAATTGGGGGAGGTAGTAGTGATCCAAAACTCTTTGCTAGAATGGCGTCAAATAAAGGGTCACGTAGCATTTTCATAGATTCAGCAATGGAAGTGGCGAGAAGACATGGATTTGATGGGCTGGATCTTGACTGGGAATTTCCTAAGGACCCAAAAGAGATGGTTGACTTGGGCCAGCTGTTTAAAGAATGGAGAGTTGCTATCAGAAAGGAAGCCAAGTCCACCCACCGGTCTCCTCTGTTGCTCACGGCTGCCGTCTACTTCTCCGTCGACTTTCAATGGGACGAGACCTACCGGAAGTATCCAGTGGCATCCATCGCCAAAAGCTTGGATTGGGTCAATGCAATGTGTTTTGATTATCGTGGTTCATGGGACACTTCGGCTACAGGAGCTCACGCGGCATTATATGATCCTAAAAGCAACATCAGCACGAGCTATGGGCTTACGTCGTGGGTTCGTGCTGGTGTGCCTCGAAACATGGTGGTCATGGGCCTGCCCCTGTACGGGAGGACTTGGCAGCTTAAAGACCCGAAGGTAAATGGAATCGGAGCACCGGCCACGGCGGCCGGTCCTGGAGATGATGGCGTCCTGATATTTTCCCAGGTGGAGAAATTCAATAAAGAGAATGGTGCCACCGTGGTGTATGATGCCAAAACTGTATCCACGTATTCTTATGCCGGGACTTCTTGGATTGGATATGATGATAGCCGATCCACAACTGTGAAGCTAAAGTTTGCTCAGGCACTTGGTCTTCGTGGTTACTTCTTTTGGGCCCTCAGTTATGATAGCGAGTGGGAAATCTC
- the LOC18107793 gene encoding class V chitinase CHIT5b isoform X2 gives MASHKLVLLLPVIVLFTITTGYVMASPPAVKAAYWPSWTQTFPPSAIDTTLFTHVFYAFLLPSNVTFKLEVSESTASLLKNFTGTLHQKNPPVKTLVSIGGGSSDPKLFARMASNKGSRSIFIDSAMEVARRHGFDGLDLDWEFPKDPKEMVDLGQLFKEWRVAIRKEAKSTHRSPLLLTAAVYFSVDFQWDETYRKYPVASIAKSLDWVNAMCFDYRGSWDTSATGAHAALYDPKSNISTSYGLTSWVRAGVPRNMVVMGLPLYGRTWQLKDPKVNGIGAPATAAGPGDDGVLIFSQVEKFNKENGATVVYDAKTVSTYSYAGTSWIGYDDSRSTTVKLKFAQALGLRGYFFWALSYDSEWEISKQASRAWVIKRFGAF, from the coding sequence ATGGCTAGCCACAAATTGGTTCTTCTCCTTCCAGTCATTGTACTCTTTACCATCACCACCGGATATGTCATGGCTTCACCTCCGGCTGTCAAAGCTGCGTATTGGCCTTCTTGGACTCAAACTTTCCCACCTTCAGCCATAGACACCACTTTGTTCACACACGTCTTCTATGCCTTTCTCTTGCCGAGTAATGTCACTTTCAAGCTCGAAGTATCCGAGTCAACTGCTTCCCTGCTCAAGAATTTCACTGGCACCCTTCATCAGAAAAACCCACCAGTGAAGACACTAGTCTCAATTGGGGGAGGTAGTAGTGATCCAAAACTCTTTGCTAGAATGGCGTCAAATAAAGGGTCACGTAGCATTTTCATAGATTCAGCAATGGAAGTGGCGAGAAGACATGGATTTGATGGGCTGGATCTTGACTGGGAATTTCCTAAGGACCCAAAAGAGATGGTTGACTTGGGCCAGCTGTTTAAAGAATGGAGAGTTGCTATCAGAAAGGAAGCCAAGTCCACCCACCGGTCTCCTCTGTTGCTCACGGCTGCCGTCTACTTCTCCGTCGACTTTCAATGGGACGAGACCTACCGGAAGTATCCAGTGGCATCCATCGCCAAAAGCTTGGATTGGGTCAATGCAATGTGTTTTGATTATCGTGGTTCATGGGACACTTCGGCTACAGGAGCTCACGCGGCATTATATGATCCTAAAAGCAACATCAGCACGAGCTATGGGCTTACGTCGTGGGTTCGTGCTGGTGTGCCTCGAAACATGGTGGTCATGGGCCTGCCCCTGTACGGGAGGACTTGGCAGCTTAAAGACCCGAAGGTAAATGGAATCGGAGCACCGGCCACGGCGGCCGGTCCTGGAGATGATGGCGTCCTGATATTTTCCCAGGTGGAGAAATTCAATAAAGAGAATGGTGCCACCGTGGTGTATGATGCCAAAACTGTATCCACGTATTCTTATGCCGGGACTTCTTGGATTGGATATGATGATAGCCGATCCACAACTGTGAAGCTAAAGTTTGCTCAGGCACTTGGTCTTCGTGGTTACTTCTTTTGGGCCCTCAGTTATGATAGCGAGTGGGAAATCTC
- the LOC18107793 gene encoding class V chitinase CHIT5a isoform X4, whose translation MASHKLVLLLPVIVLFTITTGYVMASPPAVKAAYWPSWTQTFPPSAIDTTLFTHVFYAFLLPSNVTFKLEVSESTASLLKNFTGTLHQKNPPVKTLVSIGGGSSDPKLFARMASNKGSRSIFIDSAMEVARRHGFDGLDLDWEFPKDPKEMVDLGQLFKEWRVAIRKEAKSTHRSPLLLTAAVYFSVDFQWDETYRKYPVASIAKSLDWVNAMCFDYRGSWDTSATGAHAALYDPKSNISTSYGLTSWVRAGVPRNMVVMGLPLYGRTWQLKDPKVNGIGAPATAAGPGDDGVLIFSQVEKFNKENGATVVYDAKTVSTYSYAGTSWIGYDDSRSTTVKLKFAQALGLRGYFFWALSYDSEWEISKQASRAWVIG comes from the coding sequence ATGGCTAGCCACAAATTGGTTCTTCTCCTTCCAGTCATTGTACTCTTTACCATCACCACCGGATATGTCATGGCTTCACCTCCGGCTGTCAAAGCTGCGTATTGGCCTTCTTGGACTCAAACTTTCCCACCTTCAGCCATAGACACCACTTTGTTCACACACGTCTTCTATGCCTTTCTCTTGCCGAGTAATGTCACTTTCAAGCTCGAAGTATCCGAGTCAACTGCTTCCCTGCTCAAGAATTTCACTGGCACCCTTCATCAGAAAAACCCACCAGTGAAGACACTAGTCTCAATTGGGGGAGGTAGTAGTGATCCAAAACTCTTTGCTAGAATGGCGTCAAATAAAGGGTCACGTAGCATTTTCATAGATTCAGCAATGGAAGTGGCGAGAAGACATGGATTTGATGGGCTGGATCTTGACTGGGAATTTCCTAAGGACCCAAAAGAGATGGTTGACTTGGGCCAGCTGTTTAAAGAATGGAGAGTTGCTATCAGAAAGGAAGCCAAGTCCACCCACCGGTCTCCTCTGTTGCTCACGGCTGCCGTCTACTTCTCCGTCGACTTTCAATGGGACGAGACCTACCGGAAGTATCCAGTGGCATCCATCGCCAAAAGCTTGGATTGGGTCAATGCAATGTGTTTTGATTATCGTGGTTCATGGGACACTTCGGCTACAGGAGCTCACGCGGCATTATATGATCCTAAAAGCAACATCAGCACGAGCTATGGGCTTACGTCGTGGGTTCGTGCTGGTGTGCCTCGAAACATGGTGGTCATGGGCCTGCCCCTGTACGGGAGGACTTGGCAGCTTAAAGACCCGAAGGTAAATGGAATCGGAGCACCGGCCACGGCGGCCGGTCCTGGAGATGATGGCGTCCTGATATTTTCCCAGGTGGAGAAATTCAATAAAGAGAATGGTGCCACCGTGGTGTATGATGCCAAAACTGTATCCACGTATTCTTATGCCGGGACTTCTTGGATTGGATATGATGATAGCCGATCCACAACTGTGAAGCTAAAGTTTGCTCAGGCACTTGGTCTTCGTGGTTACTTCTTTTGGGCCCTCAGTTATGATAGCGAGTGGGAAATCTC